In Buchnera aphidicola (Eriosoma grossulariae), a genomic segment contains:
- the tgt gene encoding tRNA guanosine(34) transglycosylase Tgt, whose product MSFKVQNYDGRARYGIFTFHNRNIIVETPVFMPVGTYGVVRSITPEELNTIGFKIILGNTVHLFFRPGEKIIKKHNGLHNFMNWKNIILTDSGGFQIFSLNKICKVNREGALFKNPFDGNKLFLTPEKSMEIQYNLSSDIVMSFDECITFDSSWDTVKNSVERSLNWAKRSKEHFILLENKNILFGIIQGGLYHDLRNISIKNLIDMNFDGYAIGGLAVGESKYNLYSTLEYISLKLPQNKPRYLMGVGTPLDIIQAVLCGIDMFDCVIPTRHARNGHLFVSSGVIKIRNAKYQEDLSVLDQECDCYTCLNYTRAYLHHLYRCKEILGIRLNTIHNLFFYQNLISNLRQSIQQKKLRQFITNFNNKIIK is encoded by the coding sequence GTGTCTTTCAAAGTTCAAAATTATGATGGTCGAGCTCGTTATGGAATTTTTACATTTCATAATAGAAATATCATTGTTGAAACACCAGTTTTTATGCCAGTGGGTACTTATGGAGTTGTTAGATCTATAACACCAGAAGAATTAAATACAATTGGTTTTAAAATTATATTAGGTAATACAGTGCATTTATTTTTTCGTCCTGGAGAAAAAATCATAAAAAAACATAATGGATTACATAATTTTATGAATTGGAAAAATATTATCTTAACGGATTCAGGTGGTTTTCAAATATTTAGTTTAAATAAAATATGTAAAGTAAATCGAGAAGGTGCTTTATTTAAAAATCCTTTTGATGGTAATAAATTGTTTTTAACACCCGAAAAATCTATGGAGATTCAATATAATTTGTCTTCAGATATTGTCATGAGTTTTGATGAATGTATTACATTTGATTCTAGCTGGGATACAGTAAAAAATTCTGTAGAACGATCTTTGAATTGGGCAAAAAGAAGTAAAGAACATTTTATTTTATTAGAAAATAAAAATATTTTATTTGGTATTATTCAAGGCGGTTTATATCATGATTTACGTAATATTTCTATAAAAAATTTAATAGATATGAATTTTGATGGTTATGCGATAGGTGGATTAGCAGTTGGAGAATCAAAATATAATTTGTATTCTACATTAGAATATATTAGTTTAAAACTTCCTCAAAATAAACCAAGATATTTGATGGGAGTTGGTACACCATTAGATATAATTCAGGCAGTGTTATGTGGTATTGATATGTTTGACTGTGTTATACCGACTAGACATGCTAGGAATGGTCATTTGTTTGTTAGCAGTGGTGTAATTAAGATTCGTAATGCAAAGTATCAAGAAGATTTATCAGTATTAGATCAAGAATGCGATTGTTATACTTGTTTAAATTATACTCGTGCTTATTTGCATCATTTATATCGTTGTAAAGAAATATTAGGTATTAGATTAAATACTATACATAATTTATTTTTTTATCAGAATTTGATATCTAATTTAAGACAATCTATTCAACAAAAAAAATTACGTCAATTTATTACAAATTTTAATAATAAAATTATTAAATAA
- the glyS gene encoding glycine--tRNA ligase subunit beta gives MKNNTFLVELGVEELPAKKLYNIGLSFYQNIKSEIKNNNIKYSTIKWFATPRRLAVKIHDIHIQTSQKQIIIKGPLIQNTFDETDKTNNHTIFWMKKIGITLKDTFILHNKNKKWIAYKKNIQKKININIFAKIIESSIKKISIGKLMQWNQSKKKFFRPIRTITLMYNDIIIPLITFDISSNCLIRGHQILGNNYIHLNHADEYPIKLFQEGNVIACYEKRKEFIKNQCMLTAKNINGNILINNELLDEITSLVEWPVIHLAQFEKNFLKLPEIAIINTIQHDQKCFPIYNQKILTTYFIIISNIESNDTKNIINGYEKVINSRLSDAQFFFNQDRKNKLEDLFTLLKNIIFQKNLGNLFDKTKRLQKLSKYIAKKTNANTKDVYLAATLSKCDLISNMVIAFPNIQGTIGMHYALMDGVKQDIAIAIQDQYKPDFSGDILPKNNIGDILSIADKIDLITGMFSIDQIPSSNKDPFALRRSAIGILRIIIEKKISINLEQLTEKSLELYQLNIKKDHKKKEILKFIMNRLYDLYQKKGYNHYCIQSALTKKNTNLIKIDLRIKALEYFITLKDAQSVILAIKRITNILKKFNCLQYNEINISLLESFDEKILFDSIQKIEKQSKNLYKTYQYQTIIINIIQLNTPIHNFFNSTIINHNNDMIKINRLNLLKKVEKIFLNIGDFSILEIKE, from the coding sequence ATGAAAAATAATACATTTTTAGTAGAATTAGGAGTAGAAGAATTACCTGCTAAAAAATTATATAATATTGGACTATCTTTTTATCAAAATATAAAATCCGAAATAAAAAATAATAATATTAAATATAGCACCATAAAATGGTTTGCAACTCCTAGAAGATTAGCAGTAAAAATACATGATATTCATATACAAACATCACAAAAACAAATTATTATCAAAGGTCCACTAATTCAAAATACATTTGATGAAACAGATAAAACAAATAATCATACTATATTTTGGATGAAAAAAATAGGAATTACCTTAAAAGATACTTTTATCTTACATAATAAAAATAAAAAATGGATAGCATATAAAAAAAATATACAAAAAAAAATAAATATTAATATATTTGCAAAAATTATCGAATCTTCAATAAAAAAAATATCAATTGGAAAATTAATGCAATGGAATCAATCTAAAAAAAAATTTTTTCGACCAATAAGAACTATAACTTTAATGTATAATGATATCATCATTCCATTAATAACATTTGATATTTCGTCCAATTGTTTAATTAGAGGACATCAAATTTTAGGAAATAATTATATTCATTTAAATCATGCTGATGAATATCCAATAAAATTGTTTCAAGAAGGGAATGTCATAGCATGTTATGAAAAAAGAAAAGAATTCATTAAAAATCAATGCATGCTTACAGCAAAAAATATTAATGGTAATATTCTCATTAATAATGAATTATTAGATGAAATTACTTCATTAGTAGAATGGCCTGTAATTCATTTAGCTCAATTTGAAAAAAATTTTTTAAAATTACCAGAAATAGCTATTATCAACACTATTCAGCATGATCAAAAATGTTTTCCAATATATAATCAAAAAATTTTAACAACTTACTTTATTATTATCAGTAATATTGAAAGTAATGATACAAAAAATATTATTAATGGTTATGAAAAAGTAATTAATTCTAGATTATCTGACGCTCAATTTTTTTTTAATCAAGACCGAAAAAATAAATTAGAAGATTTATTCACATTATTAAAAAATATAATATTTCAAAAAAACCTCGGTAATTTATTTGATAAAACAAAAAGATTACAAAAACTATCAAAATATATTGCAAAAAAAACAAATGCTAATACTAAAGATGTATATCTTGCAGCTACTTTATCAAAATGTGATTTAATTAGTAATATGGTTATTGCTTTTCCAAATATTCAAGGAACAATAGGAATGCATTATGCTTTAATGGATGGAGTGAAACAAGACATAGCTATTGCTATTCAAGATCAATACAAACCTGATTTTTCTGGAGATATATTACCTAAAAATAACATTGGTGATATTTTATCTATTGCAGATAAAATAGATTTAATTACTGGTATGTTTAGTATAGACCAAATACCTTCGTCAAATAAAGATCCCTTTGCATTACGTAGATCAGCTATTGGAATTTTAAGAATTATTATTGAAAAAAAAATATCTATTAATCTTGAACAATTAACTGAAAAATCTTTAGAATTATATCAATTAAATATCAAAAAAGATCATAAAAAAAAAGAAATTTTAAAATTTATAATGAATAGATTATATGATCTATATCAAAAAAAAGGCTATAATCATTATTGTATTCAATCTGCATTAACAAAAAAAAATACTAATTTAATAAAAATTGATTTAAGAATAAAAGCACTTGAATATTTTATCACACTAAAAGATGCTCAATCAGTTATTTTAGCTATAAAAAGAATTACTAATATTTTAAAAAAATTTAATTGTCTTCAATATAATGAAATTAATATTTCTTTACTTGAATCCTTCGATGAAAAAATCTTATTTGATTCAATACAAAAAATAGAAAAACAATCAAAAAATTTATATAAAACTTATCAATACCAAACAATCATTATCAATATAATACAACTAAATACACCTATACATAATTTTTTTAATTCAACAATTATTAATCATAATAATGACATGATAAAAATAAATAGATTAAATTTATTAAAAAAAGTAGAAAAAATATTTTTAAATATTGGTGATTTTTCTATATTAGAAATAAAAGAATAA
- the glyQ gene encoding glycine--tRNA ligase subunit alpha — MYQKKQNTFYNTINNLKKYWLKEGCTILQPLDLSVGAGTFHYHTFLKTIGPEPTSIAYIQPSRRPLDSRFGNNPNRLQHYYQFQVIIKPAPNNIQELYLNSLKILNIDNKNNDIRFVEDNWENPTLGAWGIGWEIWLNGMETSQFTYFQQMGGLECNPVTAEITYGLERLVMHLQNKKNVYSIIWHQNKLNKTTYGDLFLENEKEQSEYNFKVANIKFLLKIFNQYLDEANRILSDKYNLLLPAYECILHSNHIFNILDSRKAISTTERQNYILKIRKTTKKIAEKYYLRRKNLGFPLCKKKGILYEK; from the coding sequence ATGTATCAAAAAAAACAAAATACTTTTTACAATACTATAAATAATTTAAAAAAATATTGGCTCAAAGAAGGATGTACTATTCTTCAACCATTAGATTTATCTGTTGGGGCTGGTACATTTCATTATCATACATTTCTTAAAACAATAGGACCAGAACCAACATCAATTGCATATATTCAACCATCAAGACGTCCATTAGATAGTCGTTTTGGTAACAATCCCAATAGATTACAACATTACTATCAATTTCAAGTAATTATCAAACCTGCTCCAAATAATATACAAGAACTATATTTAAATTCATTAAAAATATTAAATATTGATAATAAAAATAACGATATAAGATTTGTTGAAGATAATTGGGAAAATCCAACATTAGGAGCATGGGGTATAGGATGGGAAATATGGTTAAATGGAATGGAAACTAGTCAATTTACTTATTTTCAACAAATGGGTGGATTAGAATGCAACCCTGTTACTGCAGAAATTACTTACGGATTAGAAAGATTAGTAATGCATCTTCAAAATAAAAAGAATGTATATTCTATTATTTGGCATCAAAATAAATTAAATAAAACTACATATGGAGATTTATTTTTAGAAAATGAAAAAGAGCAATCTGAATACAATTTCAAAGTAGCTAATATTAAATTTTTACTAAAAATTTTTAATCAATATCTTGATGAAGCCAATAGAATTCTCTCTGATAAATATAATCTATTACTACCAGCCTATGAATGTATTTTACATTCTAATCATATTTTTAATATATTAGATTCTAGAAAAGCAATCTCTACAACTGAAAGACAAAATTATATATTAAAAATTAGAAAGACAACAAAAAAAATAGCAGAAAAATATTATCTTAGAAGAAAAAATTTAGGATTTCCATTGTGTAAAAAAAAAGGAATACTATATGAAAAATAA
- the nfo gene encoding deoxyribonuclease IV: MKYIGAHVSSAGGLYQSVVRAHKLGATAFAFFTKNQLQWKTSILKNEDIFKFKFECQKYNFLPKYILPHSSYLINLGHPKKDLLYKSRIAFIEEIIRCEQLGLELLNFHPGCHLNQIDENLCLSKISDSINYAIKNTKKIILVIENTAGQGSHVGYHFNHLEKIIKNINDQSRIGVCLDTCHLFSAGYDLRTKSEYLSTFKKFDKIIGFNFLRGMHLNDTKKSLNSRIDRHHSLGKGMIGYNFFSRIMQDDRFQDIPIILETINNNIWKYEINWLKQYL, translated from the coding sequence ATGAAATATATAGGCGCTCATGTTAGTTCTGCTGGTGGATTATATCAATCAGTAGTACGTGCTCATAAATTAGGAGCTACCGCTTTTGCTTTTTTTACTAAAAATCAATTGCAATGGAAAACTTCTATCTTAAAGAATGAAGATATTTTTAAATTTAAATTTGAATGTCAAAAATACAATTTCTTACCTAAATATATTTTACCTCATAGTAGTTATTTAATTAATCTTGGACATCCAAAAAAAGATCTACTATATAAATCTAGAATAGCTTTTATAGAAGAAATCATTCGATGTGAACAACTAGGACTTGAATTATTAAATTTTCATCCTGGTTGTCATTTGAATCAAATAGATGAAAATCTTTGTTTAAGTAAGATTTCGGATTCAATAAATTATGCTATAAAAAATACTAAAAAAATTATTTTAGTTATAGAAAATACTGCTGGTCAAGGTAGTCATGTTGGTTATCATTTTAATCATTTAGAAAAAATTATTAAAAATATTAATGATCAATCTCGTATAGGTGTTTGTTTAGATACTTGTCATTTATTTTCTGCTGGATATGATTTACGCACTAAATCGGAATATTTAAGTACTTTTAAAAAATTTGATAAAATAATAGGTTTTAATTTTTTGCGTGGAATGCATTTGAATGATACTAAAAAATCTTTAAATAGTCGTATAGATAGGCATCATAGTTTAGGGAAAGGAATGATAGGATATAATTTTTTTTCTAGAATTATGCAAGATGATAGATTTCAAGATATTCCAATAATTTTAGAAACTATTAATAATAATATATGGAAATATGAAATTAATTGGTTAAAACAATATTTATAG
- the rplY gene encoding 50S ribosomal protein L25, whose amino-acid sequence MLKIDVLEKNRSGTNFSRNLRIKSKLPAIIYGNKQKNISIILDHDFIFNIHLQDQFYKNNLILMLNTMKYFVKVQSIHYHVFKPKLLHVDFILVDK is encoded by the coding sequence ATGTTAAAAATCGATGTTTTGGAAAAAAATCGTTCTGGAACAAATTTTAGTCGTAATTTACGCATTAAAAGTAAATTACCAGCTATAATTTATGGTAACAAACAAAAAAATATTAGTATTATACTTGATCATGATTTTATTTTTAATATACATTTACAAGATCAATTTTATAAAAATAATTTAATTTTAATGCTCAATACAATGAAATATTTTGTCAAAGTACAGTCTATTCATTATCATGTTTTTAAACCTAAATTATTACATGTAGATTTTATTTTAGTTGATAAGTAA
- a CDS encoding DedA family protein: protein MEYWLKYIITLPTIYLLITVTIIAFLESLAIVGLFLPGIVLMASLGTLIGNGKLLFYPAWIAGIIGCIAGDWISYYMGWKFKNFISKLNFLKKNFLLLQKTKIALYKHSFLTILIGRFIGPARPIIPLVSGMLRLPIIKFIIPNIIGCILWPPLYFLPGIFTGILIHNQSITNYNNLNNLKWILIFTIIMIWIGIWILIKCLKKYKNKQTYFFIFSIKQTLFVGISCIVIGLTTIIAIQYHPDMILLRKLIIKIFI from the coding sequence ATGGAATACTGGTTAAAATATATAATAACATTACCTACAATATACTTACTAATAACAGTTACTATCATTGCTTTTTTAGAATCATTAGCAATAGTAGGACTTTTTTTACCTGGAATAGTTTTAATGGCATCGTTAGGTACCTTAATAGGAAATGGAAAACTACTTTTTTATCCAGCCTGGATAGCAGGCATAATAGGATGTATTGCAGGTGATTGGATTTCATATTATATGGGATGGAAATTTAAGAATTTCATATCAAAATTAAATTTCCTTAAAAAAAATTTTTTATTATTACAAAAAACAAAAATAGCATTATATAAACATAGTTTTTTAACTATATTAATAGGAAGATTTATAGGTCCTGCTAGACCTATTATTCCTTTAGTATCTGGTATGTTAAGACTACCAATAATAAAATTTATTATACCAAATATTATTGGTTGTATCTTATGGCCTCCATTATATTTTTTACCAGGAATTTTTACAGGTATTTTAATTCATAACCAATCTATAACTAATTACAATAATTTAAACAATTTAAAATGGATTTTAATATTTACAATTATTATGATTTGGATTGGAATTTGGATCCTTATAAAATGTTTAAAAAAATATAAAAATAAACAAACTTATTTTTTTATATTTTCTATAAAACAAACATTATTTGTTGGTATTAGTTGCATCGTAATCGGATTAACTACAATCATAGCCATTCAGTATCACCCTGATATGATATTATTAAGAAAATTAATAATTAAAATTTTTATATAG
- a CDS encoding peptidylprolyl isomerase, which yields MKKWILLIFLMVVNIKNTYALPLLMNKTIAIVNDQILLDNDVQKNIIFSKMQFLKNNILFPNNNFLYKNIEKKLIIDKIILNSIDKIDWKFFNHPLNFNMQRILKNNDIKELQFKKYLKLLHQVNNYSYQDYQQCIQNLLMISAFSIDVIEHSIHIKNSEINSFAQFLLNHNKTIDKIKLGVLFLPFLSSKFNYDDQSTTIFFKKIINNSKTGFVLKKINYVYQNKNKNCFFSRNQWVTIKNVKLHYHIDFKKLKKEGIYNVLKTKTGYYIFKIIDFRKKNKIFFKNEFLLKHIMVKYHHSSSQKDQSYKKIKSIYFNIKNNLYSFEEAAKKFSEDVMSSYQGGNLGWLNQNIFKSNILLKILQTKKQDISIPILLDHSWHIFRIDNIRSVNITNDIAKQYSYHFILHQKINQLIKYWRMHLYNNNYVKILHN from the coding sequence ATGAAAAAATGGATTCTATTAATTTTTTTAATGGTAGTAAATATAAAAAATACTTATGCATTGCCATTATTGATGAATAAAACAATTGCTATTGTAAACGATCAAATATTATTAGATAATGATGTACAAAAAAATATAATTTTTTCAAAAATGCAATTTTTAAAAAATAATATATTATTTCCAAATAATAATTTTTTATACAAAAATATTGAAAAAAAATTAATTATAGATAAGATTATATTAAATTCAATTGATAAAATAGATTGGAAATTTTTTAATCATCCTTTAAATTTTAATATGCAACGCATATTAAAGAATAATGATATAAAAGAATTACAATTTAAAAAATATTTAAAATTATTACATCAAGTTAATAATTATAGTTATCAAGATTATCAACAATGTATACAAAATTTATTAATGATTTCTGCATTTTCAATTGATGTGATTGAACATTCTATTCATATTAAAAATTCAGAAATCAATTCTTTTGCTCAATTTCTTTTAAATCATAATAAAACTATTGATAAAATTAAATTAGGTGTTTTGTTTCTACCGTTTTTATCTAGTAAATTTAATTATGATGATCAATCTACTACAATATTTTTTAAAAAGATTATTAATAATTCTAAAACAGGTTTTGTATTAAAAAAAATAAATTATGTATATCAAAATAAAAATAAGAATTGTTTTTTCAGTCGCAATCAATGGGTTACAATAAAAAATGTAAAATTACATTATCATATTGATTTTAAAAAATTAAAAAAAGAAGGTATTTATAATGTATTAAAAACGAAAACTGGATATTATATATTTAAAATTATTGATTTCAGAAAAAAAAATAAAATATTTTTTAAAAATGAATTTTTATTAAAACATATTATGGTAAAATACCATCATTCATCTTCTCAAAAAGATCAATCATATAAAAAAATAAAAAGTATTTATTTCAATATAAAAAATAACCTTTATAGTTTTGAAGAAGCAGCAAAAAAATTTTCTGAAGATGTTATGTCTTCTTATCAAGGTGGTAATTTAGGTTGGTTAAATCAAAATATTTTTAAATCAAATATATTATTAAAAATTTTGCAAACAAAAAAACAAGATATTTCAATTCCAATTTTATTGGATCATAGTTGGCATATATTTCGTATAGATAATATTAGGTCTGTGAATATCACTAATGATATAGCTAAACAATATTCTTATCATTTTATTTTGCATCAAAAAATTAATCAATTAATAAAATATTGGAGAATGCATTTATACAATAATAATTATGTAAAAATTTTGCATAATTAA
- a CDS encoding symmetrical bis(5'-nucleosyl)-tetraphosphatase, with amino-acid sequence MSTYFVGDVHGCFYQLQNLLKKVNFNIKQDIIWFTGDLVARGPDSLNVIKLIYSLGIHARVVLGNHDLNLLAVHAGIRKYQISDNFIDLLESSDIDIFINWLRNCPILIVDQNKKILMSHAGIFPYWNISTAIKYANKIEKQLIGPNYIDFLSNIYGDFPDSWNSQLNEIDQLRFSMNVFTRMRYCLMNGKLDFSCKSAPKLKLKNLIPWFLMKNQLFLEDYTVIFGHWSTLRGFKTPKNIISLDTGCCWGNELSMLRWEDQIYFKESFYH; translated from the coding sequence ATGAGTACGTATTTTGTTGGGGATGTCCATGGTTGTTTTTATCAATTACAAAATTTATTGAAAAAAGTTAATTTTAATATTAAACAAGATATCATTTGGTTTACTGGAGATTTAGTAGCCAGAGGACCTGATTCTTTAAACGTTATTAAATTAATTTATTCTCTTGGAATTCATGCTCGTGTAGTATTAGGAAATCATGATTTAAATTTATTAGCAGTTCATGCTGGTATTAGAAAATATCAAATTTCCGATAATTTTATAGATTTATTAGAATCTAGTGATATTGATATTTTTATCAATTGGTTAAGAAATTGTCCGATTTTAATAGTAGATCAAAATAAAAAAATATTAATGTCTCATGCAGGTATTTTCCCATATTGGAATATATCAACAGCTATAAAATATGCTAATAAAATAGAAAAACAGTTAATAGGTCCGAATTATATAGATTTTTTATCTAATATTTATGGTGATTTTCCAGATTCATGGAATTCTCAATTAAATGAAATAGATCAATTACGTTTTAGCATGAATGTTTTTACTAGAATGAGATATTGTTTAATGAATGGAAAACTAGATTTTTCATGTAAATCTGCTCCTAAATTAAAATTAAAAAATTTAATTCCATGGTTTTTAATGAAAAATCAATTGTTTCTGGAAGATTACACAGTAATATTTGGTCATTGGTCGACTTTAAGAGGTTTTAAAACTCCAAAAAATATAATATCTTTAGATACAGGTTGTTGTTGGGGAAATGAATTAAGCATGTTAAGATGGGAAGATCAAATTTATTTTAAAGAATCATTTTATCATTAA
- the folA gene encoding type 3 dihydrofolate reductase: MKISLIAALSENFVIGQDQKIPWYIPKDLSWFKHHTLNKSIIMGRKTWESLPGPLPMRNNIVISKKKICIKKITLVNSIQQAFLSIPKNHQEVMIIGGGTIYLQTIQYANKLYLTHIHKNIIGNIYFPQYNLYKWNRIFYQKHHSNNQNIFDYSFEILERHQ; the protein is encoded by the coding sequence ATGAAAATTAGTTTAATTGCAGCACTTTCTGAAAATTTTGTAATAGGTCAGGATCAAAAAATACCATGGTATATTCCAAAAGATTTATCATGGTTTAAGCATCATACATTAAATAAAAGCATTATTATGGGAAGAAAAACATGGGAATCACTTCCTGGACCGTTACCTATGAGAAATAACATTGTAATTAGTAAAAAAAAGATTTGTATAAAAAAAATCACATTGGTTAATTCTATCCAACAAGCATTTTTATCAATTCCAAAAAATCATCAAGAAGTTATGATTATTGGTGGTGGAACCATATATTTACAAACAATACAATATGCAAATAAATTATATTTAACACATATTCATAAAAATATCATTGGTAATATATATTTTCCTCAATACAATTTATATAAATGGAATAGAATTTTTTATCAAAAACATCATTCAAATAATCAAAATATTTTTGATTATTCTTTTGAAATACTAGAAAGACATCAATAA